Proteins from one Ardenticatena maritima genomic window:
- a CDS encoding GNAT family N-acetyltransferase, which produces MVRQHTHTPPAAHIDWPVRTSTKDGAPVVLRPMKRRDVWRAASGLGYVSRQSFHIGVEDVSIGQVANEFMVSLKMPRYLYLVAEVEDDFAGLATARPGRFGEKDFHVATLSIWLLPFARNRGVGREMMKTLIEWCRVVGYEKAELEVFANNAPAVHLYRSLGFEVEAVQRRAVRTPRGTYTHNIFMGLFLT; this is translated from the coding sequence ATGGTTCGACAGCATACCCACACGCCACCGGCAGCCCATATTGATTGGCCTGTGCGCACGTCCACCAAGGACGGCGCGCCGGTTGTGCTGCGCCCCATGAAGCGGCGTGATGTCTGGCGTGCGGCAAGCGGGTTGGGGTATGTCTCGCGCCAGAGTTTCCACATTGGCGTTGAAGACGTGAGCATTGGGCAGGTCGCCAACGAGTTTATGGTCTCGCTCAAAATGCCCCGCTATCTCTACCTGGTTGCCGAGGTGGAAGATGATTTCGCCGGTCTGGCAACCGCGCGACCAGGGCGCTTTGGCGAGAAGGATTTTCACGTGGCGACGCTGAGCATTTGGCTGTTGCCGTTCGCGCGCAACCGGGGTGTGGGGCGCGAGATGATGAAAACGCTCATCGAGTGGTGCCGCGTGGTGGGCTATGAGAAAGCCGAGTTGGAAGTGTTCGCCAACAACGCCCCCGCGGTACACCTCTACCGCTCGCTGGGGTTTGAAGTCGAAGCCGTCCAGCGCCGCGCGGTGCGCACGCCCCGCGGCACATACACGCATAACATTTTCATGGGGCTTTTTCTGACGTAG
- a CDS encoding cobalamin B12-binding domain-containing protein, with amino-acid sequence MSDNNLNKIRVLIAKPGLDGHDRGAKVVARALRDAGFEVIYTGLRQTPEMIVESAIQEDVDAIGLSLLSGAHMTIFPRVRKLMDENGLEDVILFGGGIISESDAKILKEQYGVAGVFGPGTLMSTIIDFLKDELRKRGKLPPEEPAAAESTDEAKEA; translated from the coding sequence ATGAGCGACAACAATCTGAACAAAATTCGTGTGTTGATTGCCAAGCCCGGCTTGGATGGGCACGACCGCGGCGCAAAAGTGGTTGCGCGCGCCTTGCGCGACGCCGGTTTTGAAGTGATTTACACCGGTTTGCGCCAAACGCCGGAAATGATTGTGGAATCCGCCATTCAGGAAGACGTGGACGCGATTGGGCTGAGCCTGTTGAGCGGTGCGCACATGACGATTTTCCCGCGTGTGCGCAAATTGATGGATGAGAACGGTCTGGAAGATGTGATTCTGTTTGGCGGCGGTATCATCAGTGAAAGCGACGCCAAAATTTTGAAGGAGCAATACGGTGTGGCGGGCGTCTTTGGTCCCGGCACGTTGATGAGCACGATTATTGACTTCTTGAAAGATGAACTGCGCAAGCGCGGCAAACTGCCCCCCGAAGAGCCTGCCGCCGCTGAAAGCACCGACGAGGCGAAAGAAGCATGA
- the meaB gene encoding methylmalonyl Co-A mutase-associated GTPase MeaB: protein MSTPPQEAVELVERLLAGDRRALARAITRVENGGAVGEAILAQLYPRTGQAHIVGVTGPPGAGKSTLVNALTKEFRARDKRVAIVAIDPTSPFSGGALLGDRIRMRDHTGDAGVFIRSMATRGSLGGLARATGDVVSVLDAAGFDIIFIETVGAGQVEVDIAREAHTTIVIEVPGLGDDVQSIKAGLLEIADIFVVNKADHPDAVRVMRTLRMMLDLGHPRSDWKIPILPTVATRGEGVAEVADAIEAHRRYLEESGEWQTRVRIRAENEFERILRRELVARLRRQLPPGEYERTLDEITRRGIDPYTAAHRLLEG from the coding sequence ATGAGCACGCCACCCCAGGAAGCCGTTGAACTGGTTGAACGCTTGCTAGCAGGCGACCGTCGGGCGCTGGCGCGTGCGATTACCCGCGTGGAAAACGGCGGCGCGGTGGGCGAGGCCATTCTCGCGCAACTCTACCCCCGCACCGGGCAAGCGCATATCGTCGGGGTGACGGGACCGCCGGGCGCGGGGAAGAGCACCCTCGTCAACGCCTTGACGAAGGAGTTTCGCGCGCGCGACAAGCGCGTGGCGATTGTCGCCATTGACCCCACCAGCCCCTTTTCCGGGGGGGCGCTGTTGGGCGACCGCATCCGCATGCGCGACCACACGGGCGATGCGGGCGTGTTCATCCGCAGCATGGCGACGCGCGGGAGCCTGGGGGGGCTGGCGCGCGCAACGGGCGATGTCGTTTCGGTGCTGGACGCCGCGGGCTTCGATATCATTTTCATCGAAACGGTGGGCGCGGGGCAGGTGGAAGTGGACATTGCCCGCGAAGCGCACACCACCATTGTCATCGAAGTGCCGGGCTTGGGCGATGATGTGCAGAGCATCAAGGCGGGCTTGCTCGAAATCGCCGACATTTTCGTCGTCAACAAAGCCGACCACCCCGACGCTGTCCGTGTGATGCGCACACTCCGCATGATGCTCGATTTGGGGCATCCGCGCTCGGATTGGAAGATTCCCATCTTGCCGACGGTGGCGACGCGCGGCGAAGGCGTTGCCGAGGTCGCGGACGCGATCGAAGCCCACCGCCGCTACCTGGAAGAGAGCGGCGAATGGCAAACCCGTGTGCGTATCCGCGCCGAAAATGAGTTCGAACGGATTTTGCGCCGTGAGTTGGTGGCGCGCTTGCGACGCCAATTGCCGCCCGGCGAGTATGAGCGCACGCTTGACGAGATTACACGGCGCGGCATTGACCCATACACCGCGGCGCACCGGCTTCTGGAAGGGTGA
- a CDS encoding TlpA family protein disulfide reductase has product MSVQGDVSPKPTTSSRPIWFYGVVAVSLVVLALLAMALIRTQQGQVSSGPAPDFTLETFEGETLRLSDFRGTPVVINFWASWCVECYREADLLEQTWRRYKGQVMFIGVDYVDTLEPALEYIDRYDITYPNGMDKGNRIADAYRIQGVPETFFVDREGNIAGVKIGPLEHDELEQWMQRLLQE; this is encoded by the coding sequence ATGAGCGTTCAAGGCGACGTTTCCCCGAAGCCGACAACGAGCAGCCGCCCCATCTGGTTTTATGGGGTTGTGGCGGTTTCGCTCGTGGTGTTGGCGTTGCTGGCTATGGCGCTGATACGCACGCAACAAGGGCAGGTGAGCAGCGGCCCCGCCCCTGATTTCACGCTGGAAACGTTTGAGGGCGAAACGCTGCGCCTCTCCGATTTTCGCGGGACGCCTGTGGTCATCAACTTCTGGGCGTCGTGGTGTGTGGAATGCTACCGCGAAGCCGACTTGCTTGAGCAAACATGGCGCCGCTACAAGGGGCAAGTGATGTTCATCGGCGTGGACTACGTGGACACGCTGGAACCGGCGCTGGAATACATTGACCGCTACGACATCACCTACCCGAACGGTATGGACAAAGGCAATCGCATTGCGGATGCGTATCGCATTCAGGGAGTCCCGGAGACATTTTTTGTGGACCGCGAGGGGAACATCGCGGGGGTGAAAATCGGCCCGCTGGAACATGACGAACTCGAACAGTGGATGCAACGTCTGTTGCAAGAATGA
- a CDS encoding cytochrome c-type biogenesis protein → MKRILLLISGVLVLLLGIATETKAQTPTADEVNAVAAELYCPLCAGLRLDVCELKVCEDMRQEIAERLAAGQTPEEIKAYFAEQYGPKVLGAPEKKGWGWLVWLFPIVLALAAGLGVLWWWRQRFNGERLFPTTSPVVGDIAVDDADLERVERELEALESE, encoded by the coding sequence ATGAAACGCATTTTGCTGTTGATAAGCGGCGTGCTGGTGCTGCTGTTGGGCATTGCGACCGAAACAAAGGCGCAAACCCCCACCGCCGATGAAGTCAACGCGGTGGCGGCTGAACTCTATTGCCCATTGTGCGCCGGTTTGCGCCTGGACGTGTGCGAGTTGAAAGTCTGCGAAGATATGCGGCAAGAGATTGCCGAACGCCTTGCCGCCGGCCAAACGCCGGAAGAAATCAAAGCCTACTTCGCCGAGCAGTATGGTCCCAAAGTGTTGGGCGCTCCTGAAAAGAAAGGGTGGGGCTGGCTCGTGTGGCTCTTCCCGATTGTGCTGGCGTTGGCGGCAGGGCTCGGCGTCCTCTGGTGGTGGCGGCAGCGTTTCAACGGCGAACGGCTGTTTCCCACAACGAGCCCAGTAGTGGGCGATATCGCCGTGGATGATGCCGACCTGGAACGTGTAGAGCGTGAGTTAGAGGCATTGGAGAGCGAATGA
- the radC gene encoding RadC family protein, which translates to MSSQDEQEYRPLMMRDLPFDERPRERLLQHGPGVLSDAELLAILLRTGVRGMNVVALSQHLLVHFGGLLGLSRADALDIQQSAKGLGPAKTAQLLAALEIGRRLARLTPEARAKIGSPEDAARLLMPDMMHLTQEVMRVVLLDTKNTVMAVKTLYKGSLNASVVRVAEVFRDAIRANAAAILIAHNHPSGDPTPSPEDVRVTQSIVEAGRLLDIKVLDHLVIGQNRWVSLRERGLGGFI; encoded by the coding sequence ATGTCCTCACAGGATGAACAGGAATACCGCCCCTTGATGATGCGCGACCTGCCGTTTGATGAACGCCCGCGCGAACGCCTGCTGCAACACGGGCCGGGCGTCCTCTCCGACGCCGAGTTGCTGGCCATTCTCCTGCGCACCGGCGTGCGCGGCATGAACGTGGTGGCGCTGAGCCAGCACCTGCTGGTGCATTTTGGCGGCCTGCTGGGGCTTTCACGCGCCGACGCGCTCGACATTCAGCAGAGCGCGAAGGGGCTGGGACCCGCCAAAACGGCGCAACTGCTCGCCGCGCTCGAAATCGGGCGTCGCCTGGCGCGCCTCACCCCCGAAGCCCGCGCCAAAATCGGTTCACCCGAAGACGCCGCCCGCCTGCTGATGCCCGACATGATGCACCTGACGCAAGAAGTCATGCGCGTGGTGCTCCTCGACACGAAGAATACGGTCATGGCGGTCAAAACGCTCTACAAAGGCAGCCTCAACGCCTCGGTGGTGCGCGTCGCCGAAGTCTTCCGCGACGCCATCCGCGCCAACGCGGCCGCCATTCTCATCGCCCACAATCACCCCAGCGGCGACCCCACGCCCAGCCCCGAAGACGTGCGCGTCACCCAAAGCATTGTCGAAGCGGGGCGCTTGCTCGACATCAAAGTGCTCGACCATCTGGTCATTGGGCAGAACCGCTGGGTCAGCCTGCGCGAGCGCGGGCTAGGCGGCTTCATCTAA
- a CDS encoding DNA internalization-related competence protein ComEC/Rec2: MTSLPPLTAVVVAWLLGIVAAAHLRLPVWAWGALALVALLGAGAYRRHAWRRIHPADIVFRVHPLHDTRLLALLLLAAWAGGGARTAWATPTFDSAALARYNDLGARVGVEGWVAAYPERDGTRQRLRLRAEAITLPDGRRAPVQGDFIVSLGRYPAYHYGDRLLVRGLLETPPTFDDFDYRAYLARKGVYSLMRRASATLLEEGRGRLFYRLLYALRDRASATLNAITPEPHAALLNGILLGIESGIPDDLMEAFNRTGTTHIIVISGFNISIIAGLFLALGKRLVGERRATWLAVGGVALYALLVGADAAVSRAALMGILYVVALHMGRRSLALNSLAASALVMTLLNPFTLYDLGFQLSALATLALILFVPTLTAWVEARLAWLGARRATVMALLNDALIVTFAAQLLTTPLIVSVFGRLSIVSLLTNLLILPVQSWVMLGGGAALLAGLVWLPLGRALAWIPWLGLTWTFAMVEWTARLPLASVDVGRFGTRSLLGYYVGLALAWGYATQPTWRERARTLWHTSIARRQTVGLAALVVFATLPWLAAQHAPDGRLHLYALDVGQGDALLIITPDGKQLLVDGGNDPQLLLARVGRRLPPWDRTLDALILTHADADHLGGLPGLLERYDVAMVIHPGLADTTALWDAWETALAQEQTRLVEARRGQRLMLGDGVRLDVLGPPRPYVQSERVENDNSVVVRLRYGAFCALLTGDIEAPAEAELVRSGMLTPCAVLKVAHHGSASSTTRPFLDAVRPRFALLSVGADNRYGHPNDAVLDRLQQAGVRVWRTDQDGTLHLATDGRTLWFEAER; the protein is encoded by the coding sequence ATGACCTCGCTTCCACCGCTGACCGCGGTTGTGGTCGCCTGGTTGCTGGGCATTGTCGCCGCCGCTCACCTGCGCCTGCCGGTCTGGGCGTGGGGGGCGCTCGCCCTCGTCGCCCTGCTGGGCGCCGGGGCGTATCGGCGGCATGCGTGGCGGCGCATTCATCCCGCGGACATTGTCTTTCGCGTGCACCCCCTGCACGATACGCGCCTGCTGGCGTTGCTCCTACTGGCGGCGTGGGCGGGCGGCGGGGCGCGTACCGCCTGGGCAACCCCCACGTTCGACAGCGCCGCCCTCGCACGCTACAACGACCTGGGCGCGCGTGTGGGCGTCGAGGGGTGGGTGGCGGCCTACCCCGAACGGGACGGCACGCGCCAACGCCTGCGGCTGCGCGCCGAAGCCATCACCCTGCCGGATGGACGGCGCGCCCCCGTGCAGGGCGATTTCATCGTCTCGCTGGGGCGCTACCCCGCCTACCACTACGGCGACCGTCTGCTGGTGCGCGGTTTGCTGGAAACGCCCCCCACGTTCGACGATTTCGACTACCGCGCCTATCTGGCGCGCAAAGGTGTGTATAGCCTCATGCGGCGGGCGTCCGCCACGCTGCTGGAAGAGGGGCGCGGGCGTCTGTTCTACCGCTTGCTCTACGCCCTGCGCGACCGCGCCTCGGCGACGTTGAACGCCATCACGCCGGAACCGCATGCGGCGCTGCTCAACGGCATCTTGCTCGGCATCGAAAGCGGCATCCCCGACGACCTCATGGAAGCCTTCAACCGTACCGGCACCACGCACATCATCGTCATTTCGGGCTTCAACATTTCCATCATCGCGGGGCTTTTTCTGGCGCTGGGCAAACGGCTGGTGGGGGAACGCCGCGCCACCTGGCTGGCGGTGGGGGGCGTGGCGCTCTACGCGCTGCTCGTCGGGGCGGACGCCGCCGTCAGCCGCGCGGCGCTAATGGGCATCCTCTACGTGGTCGCCCTGCACATGGGGCGGCGCAGTCTGGCGCTGAACTCGCTCGCCGCCAGCGCGCTGGTCATGACCTTGCTCAACCCCTTCACGCTCTACGACCTCGGCTTTCAACTCTCGGCGCTCGCCACGCTGGCGCTCATCCTTTTCGTGCCGACGCTCACCGCCTGGGTGGAAGCGCGGTTGGCATGGCTGGGGGCTCGCCGCGCCACCGTCATGGCGCTGTTGAACGACGCGCTCATCGTCACGTTCGCGGCGCAACTGCTCACCACGCCGCTCATCGTCAGCGTGTTTGGGCGGCTTTCCATCGTCTCGCTGCTCACCAACCTGCTGATTCTCCCCGTGCAATCGTGGGTCATGCTGGGGGGCGGGGCGGCGCTGCTGGCGGGGTTGGTCTGGCTGCCGCTGGGGCGCGCGCTGGCGTGGATACCGTGGTTGGGGCTGACGTGGACGTTTGCCATGGTGGAATGGACGGCGCGCTTGCCGCTCGCCAGCGTGGACGTGGGGCGTTTCGGCACGCGCAGCCTGCTGGGCTACTACGTGGGGCTGGCGCTCGCCTGGGGCTACGCCACTCAACCCACCTGGCGCGAACGGGCGCGCACACTCTGGCACACTTCCATCGCCCGCCGGCAGACGGTGGGGCTGGCGGCGCTGGTGGTGTTCGCCACACTGCCCTGGCTGGCGGCGCAACACGCCCCCGACGGGCGTTTGCACCTCTACGCCCTCGACGTCGGGCAAGGCGACGCCCTGCTCATCATCACCCCCGACGGCAAGCAACTGCTGGTGGACGGCGGCAACGACCCGCAATTGCTGCTCGCGCGCGTGGGCAGGCGTTTGCCGCCGTGGGACCGCACGCTCGACGCGCTCATCCTCACCCACGCCGACGCCGACCATTTGGGCGGCTTGCCCGGTCTGCTGGAACGCTACGACGTGGCGATGGTCATTCACCCCGGATTGGCGGATACGACCGCGCTGTGGGACGCCTGGGAAACGGCGCTGGCGCAGGAGCAGACGCGCCTGGTGGAAGCGCGGCGGGGGCAACGCCTCATGCTGGGGGATGGCGTGCGGCTGGACGTGTTGGGACCGCCGCGCCCCTACGTGCAGAGCGAGCGCGTGGAAAACGACAATTCGGTGGTGGTGCGCCTGCGCTACGGGGCGTTTTGCGCGCTCTTGACGGGCGATATTGAAGCGCCCGCCGAAGCCGAACTGGTGCGCAGCGGCATGCTGACGCCCTGCGCCGTGCTCAAAGTAGCGCACCATGGCAGCGCCTCATCCACCACGCGCCCCTTTCTGGACGCGGTGCGCCCCCGGTTTGCCCTGCTCTCCGTAGGGGCGGACAACCGCTATGGGCATCCCAACGACGCCGTGCTGGACCGTCTGCAACAGGCGGGGGTGCGCGTCTGGCGCACCGACCAGGACGGGACCCTGCACCTGGCGACCGATGGGCGCACGCTCTGGTTTGAAGCGGAACGCTGA